One Castanea sativa cultivar Marrone di Chiusa Pesio chromosome 4, ASM4071231v1 DNA window includes the following coding sequences:
- the LOC142630203 gene encoding uncharacterized protein LOC142630203, giving the protein MFLIELYNSMVEKETTDGEKDVMKAYRAAAAAREESDNANEVAEGEEVSSALIERVDVMLQNLEQEIDDVDAKIGDRWRLPDRDYDGKVTLEEVASAAMYLKDTLGKEGVQVLISNLSKDGDGKFL; this is encoded by the exons ATGTTTCTGATAGAACTTTATAATAGCATGGTAGAGAAAGAGACTACTGATGGTGAAAAAGATGTTATGAAGGCATATAGGGCTGCTGCGGCTGCCCGAGAAGAAAGTGATAATGCCAATGAAGTGGCTGAAGGTGAAGAGGTTTCATCAGCACTCATAGAGAGA GTTGATGTTATGCTCCAAAATCTTGAACAGGAAATTGATGATGTGGATGCCAAAATCGGTGATCGTTGGCGACTACCGGACAG GGATTATGATGGGAAAGTAACTCTGGAGGAGGTTGCATCTGCCGCTATGTACTTGAAGGATACATTGGGCAAAGAGGGTGTCCAAGTACTCATTAGCAATCTTTCCAAAGATGGAG ATGGGAAATTCTTGTAG